The following coding sequences lie in one Benincasa hispida cultivar B227 chromosome 6, ASM972705v1, whole genome shotgun sequence genomic window:
- the LOC120080076 gene encoding transcription factor IBH1-like 1 yields the protein MPNPNKLKQQFLKKWLVGLKSTTSSNTNMNILERKKAIKMSADYAMAATRNGSTIWSRAIIAKSIKGQAPLEAISNRQTIYAKLQRKKMTTTTLWKMGRRVGRKVARSRSPPWKALARTVAKRLVEKRTKVLRSLVPGGEFMEDEVLLIEEALDYITFLQAQVDGMRFLANYCK from the coding sequence atgcCCAACCCCAACAAGCTCAAACAACAGTTTCTCAAGAAATGGTTGGTAGGTCTTAAGTCAACCACTTCTTCAAACACAAACATGAACATcctagaaagaaagaaagccaTAAAGATGTCGGCCGACTACGCGATGGCCGCAACGAGGAACGGCTCGACTATTTGGAGTCGAGCCATCATTGCCAAATCTATTAAAGGCCAAGCTCCACTTGAAGCCATATCGAATCGTCAAACGATTTATGCGAAGCTCCAAAGGAAGAAGATGACGACGACGACACTGTGGAAGATGGGTCGGAGAGTAGGTCGAAAAGTGGCGAGGAGCCGCTCGCCTCCGTGGAAGGCTTTAGCAAGGACGGTTGCAAAGAGATTGGTTGAGAAAAGAACCAAAGTTTTGAGGAGTTTGGTTCCGGGAGGAGAGTTTATGGAGGATGAAGTTTTGTTGATTGAAGAAGCCCTAGATTATATAACGTTTCTTCAAGCTCAGGTTGATGGAATGCGTTTTCTTGCTAATTATTGCAAATGA